The Dermacentor silvarum isolate Dsil-2018 chromosome 3, BIME_Dsil_1.4, whole genome shotgun sequence region TACTGTTTGCGTAATGAAGACAAACATCATTGTGCTGGCAGAAACCATGATGCTAACACTCCGCACCACTGCACTTGGGTTTCAACACACTTCATTGGTGGCAAAGTTGCCTGTGGAATGAAATTCAATGCTTAATTTAACCAGCATTCTTAATACATTTCACTCTTACTGGTGTTCTTAATGCCTCAAGGGTTTTACCTGAATCTTTTTACAACTTTGCTGActtgaacaaaagaaaaaaaaaaaagacaatgggGAATCTGTCAATGTACTTGATGACAACATAATAATTGAGTACAAGCTCTGCCTGCAAAACTGCACTGggggtattttgtagtgatgcattatgctttattctatactagtcttataatccactgctcacggctggctgatcccgttgataacgtgagcggaccgtcgctctgaccactgaccaagtggaaaaagcgtgaaaaggcattagcattgaaaaggcatcactacaaaataccggccctgcactTGCACTCTGCCTCTAAGCTCCTAGACATAACAGTTCCTGGGAGACACCAACTATGAAAGAAGTTTGCCTTCGCCGTAATGTCACGAAAATGAGCTAACGTAATTGGCTGGCTCATCTATACAGATTCTCTCAGTTGGCCAATGGTGTGCTTGTCACAGCATTCCTAGGTTGCCAATGATTATAGGCATGCCCTGTGCCTGTAACCATGGAGATGAAGTGAAACTCGTACCAAAATCATTCCACTGTCGTCCCTATGTTGCTCTTAAATGCAATGCTAACAACGAAGAGGGTGGGAAAAGGAAAGCAACACTACTGAACCTGTGCTAACCATCAACTATATGGGCAAATAATGCCATATTTAAGCATAGTACATACAAATTAACAAGCAAGGGCGGAGGGCACATGGAGTGTCGTTATGATCTGATGTTCTATCAAACAAGCACTAAAAGGTAAAATATAGCTAATATTATGGAAACAAACTTGCACAGACAGCACAGCAAACAGTAAAAGCAggttaacttaaaaaaaaaagtgataaaaTAAAGCTATGACTTAAGTTGCACAAAACTTACTTTAAGACAGTATCCCTTTTTCAGTTTTTGCGCAGCATTGCATATCGAAGTAACCACACAAGGTATTGAAGTTCCCGACACAGTGTCCATGAATTTCGGTGTGGGGTGTCCATCTCCTCTCAGCTCTAGACTTTGTGAGCCATGCTGAGATCTTCAAACTGTGACAATTTGAACATGATAATAGCGATACTTCTACACTGCACAGTTGGTTCTCTGAAGTGATTGTTTTCAGTAACAACATGCAGTGTTCAATGTAGGTGCCATTGACGGACGATGCTGTGTCAATGGTGGACCATAGCAGCTTTTGGACGTAACAACCATGCAGAGAAATGTAACAAATGGGAAACTAATACACATGACCCTATGGAAACTAAATGGAACCGGTGCTTCTGAGCATCAGAGCAGGAAAAACGTAACAAACAGGAACATATCAAAAAAGGTTCTACTGTACGTGATGGCATTACTGCTTTCCATTCTGTGAATGCACAACACAATATGCTCTCCAAGATCCattaaatctctctctctctccaatatGAAAACAGTGCTAGTCAGGCACGTGTGCATTAAAAAATTTATTTTGCCATGTTTCCCTCAATTGATTCAGCCAATTAATGCATGTGAAAGTAAAGCAATCAATCACCAATGTGGCTCCCGTTTCATATCTTGCATGCGCACCAGGCAACACACATCTCAAAATCACACCTTGTATTGAAACAGGCTCAGTTTCAATGTGTTAGCAAAAACAAAGACACGTTGCAAGAAAAGGAGAGAACCTGAGTGCCAATGGACCACAGGAACCAGCCGACATAGGATGGGTGCCGACAGAGGGCATACACGCCATGGGTGACTAGCACATGCCCTTGCTCTCGGTGGTTCTGTATGATGTGGTTGAAGTTGGTGCCCGCAGTCAGCATGGCTGCTTTACGCAATCCTTCACCGACCACGCACATTGTGAGGCCCATGTAGCTGACCCACCACATTTGCTTCATGCCTAGAACGAAGCGATGAAAATGGGAACACATGTAACAAATTAGGAACAAAGAACTAAAACCAAGAAACAAATTTCACCTCACCATAATGCAATGGTTTAATGTTTAACAAGATTAAATGGCAACTACAGAAGAGTTACAGCTTCTGAGGATGACCTTCCAGCTGTTCTCTACTAGCTAAATTATTGGAACTGAACATTTACAGGCTCTCTttataatgaaaaaaagaaaatatagatAGCCATAGGATTGTGTGTCTGAGGAAAGAGACACAATTTTAGCTCAACATTTTTGGCATTTCATAGAATAATTACATGATTTGATGAAATAGCAAAtcttttcattcatgttcctgaacCAAATTTTGAGCTTTTATATTTTTATCCTTTAAGCTCTGATCAAATAGTTCAATATTATCCATACCCCATTCCTAGTCGATTTGCTTACTGTGTTTCGGTGTGGGGCAATACGTATTTTTCACAATTGTTTCCTCTCCAAAACCAAGTAACTCATCACATTTAGTGCGTTTCATTCCCTTGCTACAACTCACTGCATGCATCCGTGATTTGCTTCTAGAATATGCTTCTATCATATGGCATCCTCACCTGACAGGTCTTACTAACATGCTCGAAATGGTACAGAACAAAGCTGCGTGGTTACGTCATCCTATTCACGTTTCATAAGCGTTTCATCACTAAAAGCTGAACTTAATCTAGCTACGCTTGTCATGCGCAGGCGATATGCTCGACTATCGTTTTTTTACTCACTTTACCACAGCAACGCAACGTTCGCCCAATCGGACATTTTTCCAGCCCCTCATACTTCAACCTGTCTCGATCATGCGCACAAAGTATCGCCCATTTTCGCCCGGACGAAGAAGTACCAAAATTCGCCTTTAGTATTATGCATTAACAAATGGAACTCCCTGCCGCCCAACATCGCCAAGATATCAGATGCTTCAATGTTTCACTCAGCGCTACTgggctatttacaaaatggaaaACATTCCTAACCTGTATCTGCCTGTCTTTGTTTGATATACGGTATTTGTACGCtatatgtatgcagtgttcttTCCAATGTATTGATGATCAGTGGTTTAATGGCCATGTAACAAATCGCTCTGTACTCGTTATCGATGTATTTCGTAGAttatttttttaatctatacTATTCTGGACACCTTGGTTCAAATTAacttcctgtttctttttttcttgttttgttgtaAGTATTGTTGTCTTCAATTCATATTGTTTATACATTATATTTATGTACTCACCTGAaatccccccctatgtaatgcccactaggacctttagggtattgaaataaaagaaatttcTTCCTCATTGCCAGCTGTTTATTCTAAAAATGTTGGTTGTCATCTATAAAATAATTCACCATGATGCACATATTACATAGTTTTACCTTTAGCTCCCTCCACAACACCGTTACCAGATTCTCTCAGCTACAAAATGTTCTCCAAAAGGTACGCCATAATTACCGAAAATTTACTTTATTTGCTGGCATAACACACTGGAATTCCATACTTCATGAAATTAAGTAATAAAGAAATGTCAATATATCACATAGCTGTTTGAAGTATTTTCTGTGATGGTCTTGCAATAGTATTTTCTAGTTTAGTTCAATAATTTAGGTTTTAGTCTGTCTAGTAATGGACTTGTAGCCGTTTTAGTGTAATTGTTCTGTAATAGTTTGTGTTGTTACGTGTGTACAGGATGAATCAATTCTGTTCCTGTAACATGTCCTGTTGCATTTTTATTAACCCTTTAATGCACTGtgcacacaattgtgtacacTAAGAtggtgcatcaacagcaaaagcactagtgaaagtaatgatatttaaaatgtgttgcGTACAttttgaaacacttctgattagAAATAGTGTTGCCAGTTTGAATAaaaagtgcaaaatgttttagtacaGCGAGTAGGAAGGCTGGGTGTTTCTGCTCTGTGTCAGAATGTTGTGTGCAGCAGGTTCACtggtgtcattgtttttcacaatgttttgAACCAGGCATTATTTTCTAGTGGCTAGACAGGTGCTTTTCAAGCTTTCTGGACATGAAATAGTTTATGTTATATTTGATGTTTCTGTAGTGAGTTTTCACATAAAGTCCACCATTCTGTAAGCTTGACCAAAACTCACTAATAAATTGAAAActcttaatctattctgcagctgtatgcttttaATGATTCTGAAGaggcaagaaatgtggtgaaagtaagttttcaatcaatgGATTTGATTGGTGCGTAAAAGGGCTAAGCAGTTTGCATTTTCTATTTCAGCACAGTGGGCACAGCCAAAAGCAGACAAGACAAAGGGATGTAGACACAAACAGCACTGCTTCTATCCATCTCATCTACTTCGCACTGTACCCACAGTCATGaataaccaacaagcccaactttcTACACTTCTATAGCGCTCGCTGTAGTCTCTAGGCTTAGAATACATGCAGACGTTAACGAGTGTCTACTGTACTTGATCAAACTGTTTCCCCATGTGAAATTGTTGTCAACAGGGGAATATCGTGAAAATGTGGCAGCAATCCAGCCAGCTGTGACTAATGTGCTGAAGAGCATGCTGGATGAAGCTTTCTCTGCCATAGTCTCAGAAACAGCTGGGCATAGGTAGCCAAAGGAACTACTTTGACAAGCCTAGTCATTAGTTTGTAAGCTCAATAAATTATTCTTTGCAAGAATctcgattattattattagaactGATAGTGTGCTTGCTTCCTGTGTGGTGAGGCTACTTATGGTGGCTAGGGCATTAGTGTCAATGTGTTCGACAAAGTTTGCATGGACTTACCAGGAGCAATGCATCTCTCAACGAGAAATTCCAACCAGCTGCATGCTGCTGCTACACCATATTCCCGACTATGGTTGAGCAGGAATGAGTCAAGAGTCAGTGATTTGGGATTTGTGACTGCTGTTACAAAGTACTCAGAGAAGTGGAAGCCGCTAAGCAGTGCCAGGTACCAGCCAAATACCCGCCACGAGTCAGATCCATGGACACTTGTGAGGATTCCAAGCCCCGTCCCTGTGCCAAGCAATGCAGCTCTCCAAACAACCTTCAAGAAAAGAGAACAGCCCAGCACCAGAGTAAATTACCGAGAAAGCCGCTAACTTTAGCAAATCTTTTGGTCATCCTAATATATCAAGCTTTTTAGAGTCTTAGTGACCTTTTCAGTAACTTTCTTAGTTAAATAAACAGCCAATAAATTCCCCTGGTAGAATTCCTCATCGCTTCCATTGTATCTCAAATGGAATATATGTGCCTCCATTTGCCGCTACTTCTAAAGACATACCGAATAGCTTAATATTAGTGGGCCATATTGGTGCATCAAAGCTGGTTTTCTAGAGAAAGCACAATTTTGAGATATGCCATTTTGGAAAATCTGGGGGGCTCGTTTCTCTTTTGACATTCCAACAGTTGATTCACCACCACGGGAGGCaacttaaccctttcagacgctgtgtacacaattgtgtatggCAAGATAGTGCATCTACAgaaaaagcactgatgaaagtaatgatatttaaaatgtgttaCATACATCTTGATACACTTATGATTGGATCTGTGCTGCAATATTGAATAACATGTGCAGAATGTTTTAGCAAAATGAGTGGGAAGGTGGACGGTTCTTTTTGTTCTGTGTCAGTATGTTGTATGTAGCAGGTTCActtgtttcattgtttttcacaatatcATGCACCAAGCATAATTTTCAAGAGGCAGGATAAGTGATTTTCAAGCTTTTCAAAACACGAAATAGTTAatgttctcatatttgatgttcctgtagtgagctTTCGCATGGAGTCACATTCAGTAAACTTGACAAAACACACTAAacaattgaaaattcttaatcttttctgcagctgtacactttctaCGATTCTGAAGATtcagatgcaagaaatgtggtgaaagcaAGTTTTCAAAaatcaacaggataaagtggcatctgaaagggttaaagcTTTAGCTTCAAAAATATTCAGGAAGATGTCTAGGAACAATTACACAATAGCAAGAGAAATTATTGAGCAAGTCATCATTATTAACATTTAGCAACTTTTGCTGAAATTAGAGTTTGGGGCCATGAACACACAacttggtcaaaaaaaaaaaaaaagtcaccaaCACTGCCCAGCAGCCAtacttgtacgtaacgaattacatCTCATTCTATTCAATAATATTTTTTGGCAGTATTGTAATTGTTCGGTTACTTTttattatttacttatttacagaatacctacATTGTTAAgaaggcattacataaggggaaCTCGTGTGGTAAAAGAAATCGTGTTTTTGCATCCAAAATATTAATAAAAACAGACCAACAGGCTCAGTAacactcactgtaattcaattactttttccAGCAACCAGTTGCTGTACAAACAAGACAAGCTGCAACAGGCGATGCAGCTTTGAGCATTTCGATTTGTCGGGACCTACAGTAGAACAGCCGCGGTAAGGCCTTATGGATGCACATGTTTAGACAGGCAAACCTGGGCGCTCAGTGGTTGTTTACTTATCTTAATGGCCAACAAATTGAACTGACACATTGGCTTACCTTGACGAACAGGTGgctgtccttcaggacccttttcgGAAATGGCCAATGGCCATTTTGGACGTTTATACATACTGATAATTTTTCTTACTTTTTCATTGGCCCTACTAAAAGTGCCTTCTCTACACCCCAGCAACCATGGTGCACTGCACTTCAGATGCAATCATTGTGGCATTGAGTAAACTCAATACTGCATGCAAGGTGTATGTACGTTACAACACTGCCCTTCCCTCTAGTGTGCACATAGAGCTAGTTTTATGTGTCACTGCCTGATGTATTCACAAGAAAACAAGATGACTGACGAAAGTTGTGAAAAGTAATTCTCAGTGAAAAAC contains the following coding sequences:
- the LOC119446832 gene encoding protein-S-isoprenylcysteine O-methyltransferase → MALSTNGRISLYCFCLAASVVLISLIGALGQLLHYVVEDYWLLLSTVYSTCIHGVLYIFYKPRGNAYKVVWRAALLGTGTGLGILTSVHGSDSWRVFGWYLALLSGFHFSEYFVTAVTNPKSLTLDSFLLNHSREYGVAAACSWLEFLVERCIAPGMKQMWWVSYMGLTMCVVGEGLRKAAMLTAGTNFNHIIQNHREQGHVLVTHGVYALCRHPSYVGWFLWSIGTQVVLVNPVCTVAYTLASWKFFRTRVEEEEITLLTFFGEDYVQYQKRTCTGLPFIHGFRAEV